The Blastomonas fulva genome contains a region encoding:
- a CDS encoding alkaline phosphatase has product MNRPLAALLCLAALWAAPGFAQHNAPEAVAPDKERGEQTAADYAAQGRAQLEARLAAPVNQGKAKNLIIFIGDGMGVSTLTAARIWQGQKAGRDGESTETAIDAMPYSALIKTYSHDFQVADSAATASAIVTGIKTRSGMLSVTPVAQRGKCETASGQNVPTLFEQAGAAGKQLGLISTARITHATPASAYAHSVDRNWESNSELPAGATCHDIARQLVEWSQSSQLKLVLGGGRTAFYPKDQSDPEYADKKGNRTDGRNLVAEWKKKHPKGQYIWNAAQFGALDANADAPVLGLFEPSHMQFEADRASDKAGEPSLAEMTALAITRLGSADKGYVLMIEGGRIDHAHHGGNARRALDDTVAFEAAIAKALEMVDLEDTLVLVTADHSHVFTIAGYPPRGTSIFGLASVTEDGEPVNAKDGKPYTTLGYANGPGAKVDGPRNDPSQEDTEALNYQQQATVPTSGETHGGEDVVLKAAGPSAHLFHGTLEQHSIYHIAKHILGF; this is encoded by the coding sequence ATGAACCGTCCGCTTGCCGCCTTGCTGTGCCTTGCCGCTCTTTGGGCTGCGCCGGGCTTCGCTCAGCACAACGCGCCCGAGGCGGTTGCGCCCGACAAGGAGCGCGGCGAGCAGACCGCCGCCGATTACGCCGCGCAGGGCCGCGCGCAGCTCGAGGCGCGGCTGGCGGCGCCGGTCAACCAGGGCAAGGCGAAGAACCTCATCATCTTCATAGGCGATGGCATGGGGGTCAGCACGCTGACGGCTGCGCGCATCTGGCAGGGGCAGAAGGCAGGCCGCGATGGCGAATCAACCGAGACCGCGATCGACGCGATGCCCTATTCGGCGCTGATCAAGACCTACAGCCATGATTTCCAGGTTGCCGATTCGGCGGCGACCGCGTCCGCCATCGTCACCGGCATCAAGACCCGTTCAGGCATGCTCTCGGTTACCCCGGTTGCGCAGCGCGGCAAGTGCGAGACCGCCAGCGGGCAGAACGTGCCGACGCTGTTCGAGCAGGCAGGCGCTGCGGGCAAGCAGCTGGGGCTGATCTCAACCGCGCGGATCACCCACGCCACGCCCGCGTCCGCTTATGCGCACAGCGTCGACCGCAACTGGGAAAGCAACAGCGAACTGCCCGCAGGCGCAACGTGTCACGACATCGCGCGCCAGCTGGTCGAATGGTCGCAGTCGAGTCAGCTCAAGCTGGTGCTGGGCGGTGGGCGCACGGCATTCTACCCCAAGGACCAGAGCGATCCGGAATACGCCGACAAGAAGGGCAACCGCACCGATGGTCGCAACCTGGTGGCGGAGTGGAAGAAGAAACATCCCAAGGGCCAGTACATCTGGAACGCAGCGCAGTTCGGCGCGCTTGATGCCAACGCCGATGCGCCGGTGCTGGGCCTGTTCGAGCCCAGCCACATGCAGTTCGAGGCCGATCGTGCCAGCGACAAGGCAGGCGAGCCTTCGCTGGCCGAGATGACTGCGCTGGCGATCACCCGGCTGGGCTCTGCGGACAAGGGCTATGTGCTGATGATCGAGGGCGGCCGCATCGACCACGCGCATCACGGCGGCAACGCCCGCCGCGCGCTCGATGATACCGTCGCGTTCGAGGCGGCGATCGCCAAGGCGCTCGAGATGGTCGATCTCGAGGACACATTGGTGCTGGTCACCGCCGATCACAGCCATGTCTTCACCATCGCGGGCTATCCGCCGCGCGGCACCTCGATCTTCGGGCTTGCCAGCGTCACCGAGGATGGCGAGCCGGTCAACGCCAAGGATGGCAAGCCTTACACCACGCTGGGTTACGCCAATGGCCCCGGCGCGAAGGTCGATGGCCCGCGCAACGATCCTTCGCAGGAGGACACCGAGGCGCTGAACTATCAGCAGCAGGCCACCGTGCCGACCTCGGGCGAAACGCATGGCGGGGAGGATGTGGTGCTGAAAGCCGCCGGTCCCAGCGCGCACCTTTTCCACGGCACGCTGGAACAGCACAGCATCTATCACATCGCGAAGCATATCCTGGGTTTTTAA